The sequence GAATCGTCCTTCCGACCGGATTCGGGTCGGGGCCCGTCGCCCGGGGCGCCCGCGCCGGGCGCCCGGTCCTCCTCTCCCTCCAGCCCCTGGCGGAAGGCCCGGCCGCTCTGCCCGATGGAGCGAGCCAGCTGCGGAAGCCGTTGGGCCCCGAAGAGAAGCAGCAGGATGAGAAAGATGACCACCAGCTCGGTCGGACCGATGCTCCCCAGCAAGCGCTTCCCTCCCCCCGTGAGCATAGCGGAGCGGACAGGCCGCGAACAGTCCCGGCAGCCGGGGTACCGCCGCGGGCGCAGGAACCTCGCCGGCATGGTAGAATATGGAAGACGCGAAGGGGGACGGACGAGGTGATGCGCGATGGAGGAGATGGAGGCCGTGGCGGCGCTGACCGCGCTCCCCGGGATCGGGCCGGTTCGGCTCCAGCGGCTCCTGGAGCATACCGGTTCGGCCCGGGGGGCGTGGGAGCTGGGGGCCGCCGGAATCGCGGGCGTCCTGAAGCTGGGGCCCGAGGCGGGTTCGGCCGTGGCCGCCGCCTGGAGGCCGGACCTGGGCCGGCGGACGCTGGAGCAGGCGGCCGGGCACGGCTTCCGCCCCCTTCTCCTGGGCGCGCCCGGTTATCCCAAGGCGCTGATGCAGGTGGAGATGCCGCCTCTCCTCCTCTGGGTGGCGGGCCGGCTGCCCGAGGCGGGGGAGCCGTGCCTGGCGGTGGTGGGGACGCGGCAGGCGAGCGAATCGGGCCGCCGGCTCGCCCGCCGTCTGACCGAACGCCTGGCCGCGGCGGGCGTGGGTGTGGTGAGCGGGCTGGCGGTGGGCATCGACGCCGCCGCCCACGAGGGCGCCATGGCCGGGGGCGGCGCGACGTGGGGCGTTCTGGCCACGGGCCCCGGCGGTCGCTACCAGCACGGGGGACCCGCGCTTCTGCGGCGGGTGCGGGAGGCCGGCGGGCTCCTGACCGAGTTCCCTCCCGGACACGAGCCCCGGAAGCACGATTTCCGCTGGAGAAACCGGCTGATCGCCGCCCTGGGCTGGGCCACCCTGGTGGTGGAGGCACCGCTGCGAAGCGGCGCCCTGCTGACCGCTCAGGCGGCACAGCAGATGGAACGGACCGTCCTCGCCCTGCCGGGGGATCCCGGCAGGCCCCAGACCATGGGCAGCAACCTGCTCCTGCGCGACGGCGGGGCGGTGATGGTCCTGGATGCGGAGGACATCCTGACCGCCCTCTCCCTGGGCGGAGGGCTCCGCCGGAGGCCGGGCGAGGCGGAGCAGGCGGGGGCGCTGGCGCGTGCCCTCTCCAACCTGCCGCGGGCGGAGAGGCGCCTGCTGCAGGCTGTGGCCGACGGGCCGCGCGGCCTGAGCGGCCTGTGCGAGGCGGCGCGGATGAGCCTCAGCACCGGCAGCGCGCTTCTGCTGTCGCTGGAGCTGGCGGGCTGGGTGGAGCGGGACGGCTCCGGGCGATACCACCTGGCGGAGCGGACCAGGCAGGCGATGGGCCTCTCCTGAGCGCGGAGCAGGTGGGAGGAGGGCGGCTGGCCGGGCTTCCTTGCAACAGGCGGAGGGGAGCGTATAAATGTAGCGTACCTGCGGGGCAGACTCTTCTGTCCCGGGGCCGGGGCGAAGGCCCCTTCTTCGACGGGGAGCGTGAACGGTTTGACGCGATCGCTGGTGATCGTGGAGTCGCCCGCCAAGGCCCGCACCATCGGCAAGTTTCTGGGCCGCTCCTACCACGTGGAGGCGACCATGGGGCACGTGCGGGACCTGCCCAAGAGCCAGCTCGGGGTGGACGTGGAGGCCGGCTTCCAGCCCCGCTACATCACCATCCGCGGCAAGGGCGAGGTGGTCAAGCGCCTGCGGGAGCAGGCGGCCAAGGCCGACCGGGTCCTCCTGGCCACCGACCCCGACCGCGAGGGCGAGGCCATCTCCTGGCACCTGGCGCAGCTTCTGGGACTCGAGCCGCAGGCGCGCTGCAGGGTGGCCTTCCACGAGATCACCCGCGACACCGTCCGCGCCTCGGTCCGCGAACCGCGGGCCATCGACGACCGGCTGGTCGACGCCCAGCAGGCCCGGCGCGTGCTCGACCGCCTGGTCGGCTACCAGCTGAGCCCGCTGCTCTGGCGGAAGGTGCGGCGGGGATTGAGCGCGGGCCGCGTCCAGTCGGTGGCCGTCCGCATCCTCTGCGACCGCGAGGAAGAGATCGAGGCTTTCACCCCGGAGGAGTACTGGACGCTGACGGCGCGCTGGCGGACGCCCCGCGGGGAGGAGTTCGAGGCCGAGTACCGCGGCCGCGGCGAGACCAAGGTCAACCTGGCCGACGAGGAGCAGGTCCGGCAGCTGATGGCGGAGCTGGCAGGCCAGCCGGGACGGGTCCTCGCGGTCACCCGCCGCCAGCGGCGGCGGCAGCCGGCTCCGCCCTTCATCACCAGTACGCTCCAGCAGGAGGCCTCCCGGAAGCTCGGCTTCAGCCCCAGCCGGACGATGCGGGTGGCCCAGCAGCTTTACGAGGGCATCGCCGTCGGCGGCGAGGGCGAGGTCGGCCTGATCACCTACATGCGCACCGACTCGACCCGCACGGCGCAGGAGGCGCGTGACGCCGCGCGCCAGCTGATCGTCGAGCGGTGGGGCGAGGAGTTCTCCACCCCGCGCCAGCGCGCCGCGGCCGCCGGAGCCCAGGACGCCCACGAGGCGATCCGGCCCACCAGCGTCGCCCGGACGCCCGAGCGCCTGAAGGAGGACCTGAACCGCGACCAGTTCCGCCTCTACCAGCTGATCTGGGAACGCTTCCTGGCGAGCCAGATGGCGCCCGCGGTCTTCGACACCGTCACCGCCGAGATCGAGGCGGGAGACCACCGCTTCCGGGCGGTCGGCTCGACGCTGGTCTTCCCCGGCTTCACCATCCTCTACCAGGAGGGCCGCGACGAGGAGAGCGGCAGGGAGAAGGAGCGGGAGGGAGCGGAGGGCGACCGCCCCCTCCCGCCGTTGGAGGAGGGGATGGGGCTCGACCTGCTGGAGCTGGTGCCGGCCCAGCACTGGACGCAGCCGCCGTTCCGCTACACCGATGCCACCCTCATCCGGACGCTGGAGGAGCGCGGGATCGGCCGGCCCAGCACGTACGCCCCCATCGTCGAGACGATCATCCAGCGGGGCTATGTCAGCCGGGAGCGGCGGACGCTGGTGCCCACCGAGCTGGGCCGGACGGTGACGCGGCTTCTGAAGGAACGCTTCCCGGACATCGTCGACGTGGAGTTCACGGCCCGCATGGAGAGCGAGCTGGACCGGGTGGAGGCGGGCGAGACCGGCTGGCGGCAGGTGGTGGCCGACTTCTATGGGCCCTTCGCCGAGGCGCTCCGGCGGGCGGAGACCGAAGTGGCCCGGGTCGAGCTCCCCAGCGAGCCCACCGACGAGGTCTGCGACGTGTGCGGCCGGCCGATGGTCATCAAGCACGGCCGTTACGGCCCCTTCCTGGCCTGCACGGGCTACCCGGAGTGCAAGCGGACGCGACCGCTTCTGGAGAAGGTGGGTGTCGCCTGCCCCGAGTGCGGCGGCGAGCTGGTCGTCCGCCGCAGCCGGAAGGGACGCCGCTTCTACGGCTGCGCCAACTACCCGCGCTGCACCTTCGTCAGCTGGGACCGGCCCGTGGAGGGGCGCTGTCCCAACTGCGGCGGCTGGCTGGTCGAGCACCGCGGCCGGAACGGGACCGTGGTCCAATGCGGGCGGAAGTGCGGCTACGTCCAGCCCGCCGAGGTGGCGCTCCCCCAGGGGAGCCGCACCTAGCGAGGACGCAGGTGGCGGTCGCCACCCGTCCCCGGGCGGGAGGATCAAACGAGCCGGACGGGGTCCGATGCGGAGAGTGGGTCGTCCGAAGGGAGGCCGGCCGCGTGACGGGGCCCGGACGAGCAGCGACCAACCTGGGCGAGGTGCTCGAGGCCTACCGGGGGTACCTCCGGGCGGAGAAGGGGTATTCGGCGCTGACCGTGCAGGCGTACACCACCGACGTACTCCAGTGCCTGGCAGCGCTCGGGCTGGACACCGACGAGCCCGCCCAACGCCTGAGCCAGGTGGAGAGCGGGCAGCTCCGCGCCTTCCTGGGTGCGCTGGCGCTCCAGGAAGGCTACGCCCACCGCTCCGTGGCGCGAAAGCTGGCCGCCCTGCGCAGCTTTTTCCACTTCGGGCGGCGCTCAGGCTGGGTGGCTGTCGATCCGACCGAGTTGCTGGAGGCCCCCAAGCTGGAGAAGCCCCTTCCGCGCCTGATGAACGTGGAGCAGATCTTCCGCCTCCTCGCCCTGCCCGACCAGAGCCCGGCCGGCCTCCGTGACCAGGCCCTGCTGGAGACGCTCTACGCCACGGGGGCGCGGGTCTCCGAGCTCGTCCACCTCGACGTCACCCACCTCAACCTCTCCCGGAGAGAGCTCTTCCTGTTCGGGAAGGGCGCCAAGGAGCGCCGCGTCCCCCTCGGCGGCCAGGCGGTGCGGGCGCTCTCCGTCTATCTGGCCGAGGGACGACCGCGACTGGCCGCCCACGCCCGCCGCCCCGCCGCCGACGCCGCGCAGGCGCTCTGGCTCAACCAGCGCGGAGGAAGGCTGACCGCCCGCGGAATCCGCCACATCCTCGACCGGTACGTGGAGCGCCTGGCCGACGTGGAGCACGTCAGCCCCCATACGCTCCGCCACGCCTTCGCCACCCACCTCCTGGACGGGGGCGCCGACATCCGGGTGGTCCAGGAGCTTCTGGGCCACGCCCGCATCTCGACGACGCAGGTCTACACCCACGTCTCGCGCCTCCACCTCCGCGAGGTGTACAATCGAGCGCACCCGAGGGCGTGAGGCGGGAAGCCCGGCCTTCGAAGGGGGCTCGCCGATGATCCATGCCACCACCGTGGTGGCCGTCCGCAGGGACGGGCGGCTCGCCATGGGTTCGGACGGCCAGGTGACCCAGGAGTCGGTCATCCTCAAGCACGGTGCGCAGAAGGTCCGCCGCCTCGCCGGCGGGCGGGTCCTGGCGGGCTTCGCCGGCTCCGTGGCCGACGCGCTCACCCTGTTCGAGAAGTTCGAGGGCCACCTCCAGCAGACGGGCGGTCGCCTCGCCCGGGCGGCGGTGGAGCTGGCCAAGGAGTGGCGGACCGACCGGGTGCTCCGTCGCCTGGAGGCGCTGATGCTGGTGGGCGACCTGGAGGGTCTCCTGGTCATCTCCGGCGGCGGCGAGGTGATCGAACCCGACGAGCCGATCATGGCCATCGGCTCGGGTGGGCCCTACGCGCTGGCAGCCGGCCGGGCGCTCCTCCGGAACACCTCCCTGGACGCCGAGCAGATCGTCCGCCAGGCGCTCGGCATCGCCTCGGAGATCTGCATCTACACCAACGACCGGATCACGGTGGAGGAGCTCGGCTGACCATGGCGGCGCCCCTGCGCGACCCCACGCCGCGACAGATCGTGGAGGAGCTCGACAAGTACATCGTCGGCCAGGCCCGGGCCAAACGCGCCGTGGCGGTCGCCCTGCGCAACCGCCTCCGGCGCCGGCGCCTGCCGCCCGAGCTCCAGGAGGAGATCCTGCCCAAGAACATCCTCATGATCGGCCCGACCGGCGTCGGCAAGACGGAGATCGCCCGCCGCCTCGCCCGCCTGGTGGACGCTCCCTTCGTCAAGGTGGAGGCGACCAAGTTCACCGAGGTGGGCTATGTAGGCCGCGACGTGGATGCCATGGTCCGCGACCTGGTGGAGGCGGCGTTGCGGATGGTCCGGGAGGAGCACGCGCAGGAGGTCCGCCCGAGGGCGGAGGAGGCTGCCCGCCAGCGGCTCCTGGAGGCGCTGGTGCCTGCGCCGCGCCCGAGGAGCGGCTTCAGGAACCCCCTGGAAGCGTTGATGCAGGGTTTCGGCGGCGCGGCCCCCGAGCCCGAGCCTTCTCCCGAGGAGCGGGAGTCGCTGGAGCGGCGCCGACGGGAGATGGCGCTTCGGCTGGACGCCGGCGAGCTGGAGGGCGAGACGGTGGAGATCGAGGTGGAGGACACCCGGCCGCCGCTGGTGGAGATGTTCAGCGGCCAAGGAAGCGAGCAGGTGGGCATCAACCTCCAGGACCTGTTCGGCCAGGGCTTCCCCCGCCGGACGCGCCGCCGTCGCCTGACCGTGGCGGAGGCGCGGAAGGTCCTGATCGAACAGGAAGCGGACCACCTGATCGACCAGGACCGCGTCCAGGCCGAGGCCGTCTACCGCGCCGAGCAGAACGGCATCCTCTTCATCGACGAGATCGACAAGATCGCCGAGCCGGGCCGGGCCGGTTACGGTCCCGACGTCTCCCGCGAGGGCGTCCAACGCGACATCCTGCCCATCGTGGAGGGGACCACGGTGATGACCAAGTACGGGCCCGTCCGCACGGACCACATCCTCTTCATCGCCGCGGGCGCCTTCCATCTCTCCAAGCCCAGCGACCTGATCCCCGAGCTGCAGGGCCGCTTCCCCATCCGGGTCGAGCTGGAGCCGCTCACCGCCGCCGACTTCCGCCGCATCCTGGTCGAGCCCGAGAACGCGCTGACCAAGCAGTACTCGGCCCTCCTCGCCACCGAGGGCGTGGAGCTGGAGTGGACGGAGGAGGGGATCGAGGAGATCGCCGAGCTGGCCCAGCGGGTGAACGAGGGGACGGAGAACATCGGCGCCCGGCGCCTCCACACCCTGCTGGAGAAGCTGCTGGAGGAGGTCTCCTTCCACGGGCCGGAGATCGGTCCCGCGACCATCCGCATCGACCGTACGTTCGTCCGGAAGCAGCTGGCCGACATCGTGGCCGATACCGACCTGAGCCGCTACATCCTCTGAGCAGCCGGCCCCTACTTCGGGAGACGGCCGCCACCTGGCCCCCGCCGGCCCGCGCCGGCGGGGTTCGTCGCTCCCCTGCGCGCAATCGCCGAGGGGAGAAATTCTTTCCGGAGCAGGGAGGAGTTTGTCGAGGCGAGTCGAACTTGGCTTCCTGGTGGCTGGAAAGAGAGCCGCCGAGAGGTTTACATAAGGCGTTTCTCCGCTCAGAGCAAACCCGGCGAAAGCCGGGGACGCAAAGCCGCGGGCCCTCGTCGAGGAACGGCAGGGCAGCCAGGTTGCCGGAGAGGCCGGATCAAGGGATCCTTCCTCCGCTTCCTGGCTTCTCGCCGGGAGGCGGTTTTCATTTGGGAGATGGAAACCGCCGGACGAGGGAGGGGGCCGGAACCGAAGCGGCCGGATCCTGCAGCGGCAAGGAGGCGGGGGAACCCGCGCAAGGAGGAAGTGAGCGGCCCATGGCGCCCGTATCGCCACTTCTGGATCAGATGCAGGCGGGCCTCAACCTGGCCTCGCTCCGCCAGAGGCTGCTGGCCCAGAACGCGGCCAACGTGGAGACCCCGGGGTATCGGCCCCTGGACGCGGTGGCGGTGCAGGACCCCGCGGCGCCGGGCGGCTTCCAGGCCATGGTCGTGGCCTCCACCCCGGTGATGCGTCCCGACGGGAGCGGCGTCGATCCGGACCAAGAGGTGGTGGCCCTGACCCAGAACGCCCTCTGGTATGAGGCGATGGCCAGCCAGGCGGCAGCCGAGCTGGCGCGCCTCCGCACCGCTGTCACCGAGGGGAGGCAGTGAGCGGTGAACCTCTGGCAGGCGATGGACATCAGCGCCTCTGGCCTGACCGCCGAGCGCTTCCGCATCGACCTCGTCGCCTCCAACCTGGCCAACGTCGAGAGCACCGCGCCGCGGCCCGGGGTTCCGCCCTTCCAGCGGCAGATGGCCTATTTCCAGGAGGCCTGGGGAAGCGACGGCCCGCAGGGCGTCGTCGTGGCCGGGGTCTACCGCGACCCGCGGCCGGGTCCTGTCGACTACCAGCCTGGCAACCCCGCTGCCGACGCCCGGGGCTACGTCCAGCTGCCCAACGTGGACCCGACCCGCGAGACCATCGACCTGATCGCCGCCTCCCGTGCCTACGAGATGAACGTGACCGCCTTCACGGTCAGCCGTGACCTCTTCCGGCAGGCGCTGGCCGTGGGTCGGGCCTGACCGGCCCGGGCGGTAGGAAGGAGGATGTCCGATGCCCACCGGGATCTCGCCCGTACAGAGCACCCCCGCCGCCCCCCTGGGCCCGGCAGGGCCGAGCGGGCCGGGTGTCCAGCCGCAAGGCGGCGCCGCCACTTCCAGCTTCGCGCAACAGCTGGCCGGGGCGCTGGACGGGGTCAACCAGCTGCAGCTGGAGGCGCAGCAGGCGGCCGCTTCGCTCCTCACCGGGGGCGCCGCTGACGTAGCCCAGGTGGTCCTCGCGAGCGAGAAGGCGACGCTGGCGCTGCAGCTGGTGGCCACCGTGCGGAACGAGGCCCTGGCAGCTTACCAGAGCGTCATGCAGACGCCGCTCTAGGGCCTGACCAGGGCTGCCGGCTTCCGACGCCGGGCACGGGTGGAGCCAGATGGGGGCGGGTCCGATCGGCATGAGTCTCTCCGTCAAGGGGCTGGGGAGCCAGCTGCGATCCTTCTGGGACCGGCTGGAGGCGCGCCAGCGCCGGTGGCTGGTCGCCGGCGCGCTGGCGGCGCTGGCGCTCGTCGCGGGCGCGGCCCTGCTGGGCCACCGGGGGCCCGCCATGGCGCCGCTCTTCTCGCACCTGCAGGCCCAGGACGCCGCCGCGATCGCGCAGCAGCTCCAGAGCCAGGGCGTGCCCTACCAGATCGCGGACCAGGGCCAGACCATCCTGGTGCCGCAGGACCAGGTGTATAAGCTCCGCCTGGACCTGGCCGCCAAAGGGCTTCCTTCCTCGGGCGTGGTCGGCCTTGAGAGCATGAACAGCCTGCCCCTGGGCGCCAGCTCCTTCCAGCAGCAGGTGGCCTATCTGCGCGCCCTGGAAGGGGAGCTGACGCGGACCATCCTCCAGATCGACGGGGTGGCCGGCGCGCGGGTGCACATCAACCTGCCCCAGCAGAGCGTCTTCGTCTCCCAGCAGCAGCCCGCCAGCGCTGCCGTCATGGTGGAGATGAAGCCCGGCCAGATGCTCGATCCCACCCAGGTGGCCGGGATCCGCCACCTGGTCGCCGCCAGCGTCCCCAACCTGAAGCCGGAGGACGTGGTGGTGGTCGACCAGTTCGGCCGGGCGCTGGATGGAAGCCCGGGCGACCAGGCTTCCTCCGAGCCGGCGCGCCTGGCCCAGGAGCGGAATTTCGAGCAACAGCTGCAGCAGTCGGTGGCCAGCCTTCTCGCGCAGATCTTCGGCCAGACCCCGGTGGCGGTCCGCGTCCGCGCCGACCTGAACATGGACCAGCAGACCATCCAGAGCGACCGGTACAGCCAGCCCCAGGGCGCCACCGGTACCGGCGGGACGACCGGCACCGGCGGCACGGGTGGCAACGCCGGCATCGTCAAGAGCGTCCACCAGCTCCAGGAACAGTTCACCGGTACCGGCGCGCCGCCCGCGGGCCTGGCGGGCACCGCCTCCAACCTGCCCCCGGGGAGCAGCGTGCCCACCTACCCCGTCGGCGGGAACGGCGGGAACAGCAGTTACCAGAAGACCGACACCACCACCGACTACCTGGTCGACCACATCCAGCAGCAGATCAAGGTGGCCCCGGGCGCGGTGCAGCGGCTCTCGGTCGCCGTGGTGGTGGGAACCAACCTGACGCCGGGGCAGCAGCAGGCGCTGCAGCAGGTGGTCCAGGCGGCGGTGGGCGCCCAGCCGGGGCGCGACACGGTCTCCGTCCTCGGCATGCCCTTCCGCTCGGCGAATGCGGGTGCGGCGCGCCCGGTACCGGCGCGGCCCTCGCTCTTCCAGCCGCCGTACGTCTACGCGCTGGCAGGCGCCCTGGTGTTGCTGCTGGCGGCCGCCGTGGCCCTGCTCCGCGCCGCCCGCGCCAGGAAGCAGGCGGAGGAGCGCCTCCAGGAGATCCAGGCGCTCCTCGCCCGCCAGCCCGAGCCTGCGGCGGCGCCCGCGCCCGTCGCCCCGCCGCCGGAGAGCGGGGAGAGGGACGGCAAGGCGGCGCTGGAGAGGGCGCGGAGGCTGGCGATGGCCGACCCGGAGACGGCGGCCAACGTGATCCGATCCTGGCTTTCGGAGAACTAGCCGGGCGGAGGGAGGTGACGAGGGTGGCGTTGCGATCGCGGCAGAAGGCGGCCATTCTCCTGCAGGCGCTGGGGCCCAAGGCCTCCCAGGGGCTCTTCCGCCACCTGAGCGACGAGGAGATCGAACAGTTGACGCTGGAGCTGGCCAACCTGGGGACGGTCCAACCCGAGACCGAGCAGAGCGTGCTCGAGGACTTCGTCACCCTGGGGGAGGCGCAGGGGTTCGTCCGCGTAGGCGGCATCTCGGCCGCGCGCCAGCTGCTGGAGCAGGTGGTCGGGCCCCAGAAGACCGCCGAGATCCTGCAGCGCCTGACGACGACGCTCCAGGTCCGCCCCTTCGACTTCATCCGGCGCGCCGATGCCGCGCAGCTCCTCAACTTCCTGGAGGGCGAGCATCCCCAGACGGTGGCGCTGGTGATGGCGTACATGTCGCCGGAACAGGCCGCCCAGGTGCTGAGCGCGCTTCCTCCCGAGATGCAGGTCGACGTGGTCCGTCGCATCGCCACCATGGGCCGCACGTCGCCCGACGTGGTCAAGGAGGTGGAGCGCGTCCTCGAGAGGAAGCTGGCCTCCCTCACCACCCAGGGTTCCACGGAGATCGCGGGCGTCCAGGCGGTGGTCCAGATGCTCAACCGCGTCGACCGCAGCACCGAGCGGAGCATTGTCGAGAACCTGGGCACCACCGACCCCGAGCTGATGGAGGAGATCCGCCAGCGCATGTTCGTCTTCGAGGACCTCGTCTTCCTGGACGATCGCTCGCTCCAGCGGGCGCTGCGGGAGGTGGACCTGAACACCGACCTGCCGCTGGCCCTGCGCGGCGCCAGCGACGAGGTGAAGGCGAAGATCCTCCGCAACCTCTCCCAGCGGGCCGGCCAGCTGCTCCAGGAGAACATGGACTACCTCGGCCCGGTCCGCCTGCGCGAGGTGGAGGAGGCCCAGCAGCGGATCGTCTCCGCCATCCGCCGTCTGGAGGACGCGGGCGAGATCGTGATCAGCCGCGGAGGGAAGGACGAGATCCTTGTCTAGGCTGCTGAAGGGCGGAGGAGCGGCGGAAGGGAGGGCGACCACCGCCCTCTGGGAGGATCTGCCCCCCGAGCGCCGGACGCCGCCGGATCCGGAGCCACCTTCCGCGGTCGCCCGGGAGGAAGAGGCGGAGCGCGCGGCCGAACTGGCCGAGGAGCGCCGGCGCGCCGCGGCGGAGGGGTACGCCGACGGTTTCCGCCGCGGCCTCGACGAGGGACGGGCAGCCGGCCTGGAGGAGGGCCGCCGGCAGGGTTACGAGGAGGGCTACCAGGCGGCGATGGGCGACGCCGCCGAACGGGCGGCCGAGCTGGCGGCGGCGGCCGAGGACGTGCTCGCCCGCGCCGAGGCGGAAGCGGAGGCGAAGCTGGAGGCGATCCCGGCCGCGGTGGCCGCGCTGGCGGTGGAGGTGGGCAGCCGCCTCCTGCGCCGGCAGCTCCGGGCCGAGCCGGAGGCGCTGGTGGAGCGGGTGCGCGGGATCCTGGCCGAGGCGGGTCCCCGCTCCCGCGCGCGCATCCTGGCCAGCCGGAGCGACCGCGCCATCCTGGAGGCCAGCCTCGAGGCGCTGGGCAGTGCCTTCCCGGGGGTGGAGCTGAGCGTCACCGAGGACGGGCAGCTGGACCCCGGCGACCTCCGGGTGGAGACCGAGGCGGGCGACTTCGACGCCACGCTTCTCCGGGAGATCGCCGCCCTGCGGCGGCGGATCGAGGAGGCGCTCCGCCATGGCTGAGGCCCGGCTGGCCAAGTTCCCGCAGGCGCCGGAGCTCCACTGGGCGGCGGCCAGCCGGGCGGTCCGGCGGAGCCGGCTCCTGGCACGCCAGGGGCGGGTCCGCCAGGTGGTGGGCCTCCTGGTGGAGGCGGAAGGTCCCCTCAGCGAGGTGGGCGAGCTCTGCCGGGTGGAGGAAGGCGGGGGGGAGGCGCTGGCGGAGGTGGTCGGCTTCCGCGAGGGACGCACGCTCCTCATGCCCCTGGGGGCGCTGCAGGGGATTCGGCCTGGCGCCCGGGTGGAGGCGCTGGGGCGGCGGCTGGAGATCGGCCTGGGCGAGGAGATGCTGGGGCGGGTGCTGGACGCGCTGGGCCAACCCATGGACGGGGGAGGCGGATGGCGGGTGGAGGAGCGCCGGCCCGTCCTGGCCGAGCCGCCGCGACCCTTCGAGCGGAGGCCCATCGATGAGCCGCTCTCGGTGGGCGTCCGCGTGATCGACGGGCTCCTCACCATCGGGCGCGGGCAGCGCGTCGGCCTCTTCGCCGGCTCGGGGGTGGGCAAGAGCACGCTCCTCGGCATGATGGCGCGCGGCACCGACGCCGACGTCAACGTCATCGCCCTGGTGGGCGAGCGGGGCCGCGAGGTGGGGGACTTCCTGGGGCGCGACCTGGGCGCCGACGGGCTGGCGCGCTCCGTGGTCGTGGTGGCCACGTCGGACCAGCCGCCCGTGGTCCGCATGAAGGCCGCCCATACGGCCACGGCCATCGCCGAGTTCTACCGGGACCGGGGGATGAACGTCCTCCTCCTGATGGACTCGGTCACCCGCTTCGCCATGGCCGCCCGGGAGGCGGGCCTGGCCACGGGCGAGCCGCCGGCCTCCAAGGGGTATCCCCCCTCGGTCTTCGCCGCGCTTCCCCTTCTGCTGGAGCGGGCGGGCAAGACGGCGAGCGGCAGCATCACCGGCTTCTACACGGTGCTGGTCGAGGGCGACGACATGAACGAGCCCATTGCCGACGCGGTCCGCGGCATCCTCGACGGCCACATCGTCCTCAGCCGGCGCCTGGCCTCGCGGGGTCACTACCCGGCCGTCGACCTGCTGGAGAGCGTCAGCCGCCTGATGCCCCAGGTCACCTCGCCGGGGCATCAGGCCCTGGCCCAGACTTACCGCCGCCTCCTCTCCGTCTACCGCGAGGCGGAGGACCTGATCCAGGTCGGCGCCTACCGGCCCGGTTCGAGCCGTGAGATCGACGACGCGCTGGCGCGCATCGACGCCATGAACGCCTTCGCCGTGCAGGGGCAGGAGAGCCGGGTGGAGATGGAGAGCACGCTCCGCCAGCTGGAGGAGCTCTTCCAGGGGGTGCCGGGATGA comes from Bacillota bacterium and encodes:
- a CDS encoding FliI/YscN family ATPase, producing the protein MAEARLAKFPQAPELHWAAASRAVRRSRLLARQGRVRQVVGLLVEAEGPLSEVGELCRVEEGGGEALAEVVGFREGRTLLMPLGALQGIRPGARVEALGRRLEIGLGEEMLGRVLDALGQPMDGGGGWRVEERRPVLAEPPRPFERRPIDEPLSVGVRVIDGLLTIGRGQRVGLFAGSGVGKSTLLGMMARGTDADVNVIALVGERGREVGDFLGRDLGADGLARSVVVVATSDQPPVVRMKAAHTATAIAEFYRDRGMNVLLLMDSVTRFAMAAREAGLATGEPPASKGYPPSVFAALPLLLERAGKTASGSITGFYTVLVEGDDMNEPIADAVRGILDGHIVLSRRLASRGHYPAVDLLESVSRLMPQVTSPGHQALAQTYRRLLSVYREAEDLIQVGAYRPGSSREIDDALARIDAMNAFAVQGQESRVEMESTLRQLEELFQGVPG
- the fliF gene encoding flagellar basal-body MS-ring/collar protein FliF — its product is MGAGPIGMSLSVKGLGSQLRSFWDRLEARQRRWLVAGALAALALVAGAALLGHRGPAMAPLFSHLQAQDAAAIAQQLQSQGVPYQIADQGQTILVPQDQVYKLRLDLAAKGLPSSGVVGLESMNSLPLGASSFQQQVAYLRALEGELTRTILQIDGVAGARVHINLPQQSVFVSQQQPASAAVMVEMKPGQMLDPTQVAGIRHLVAASVPNLKPEDVVVVDQFGRALDGSPGDQASSEPARLAQERNFEQQLQQSVASLLAQIFGQTPVAVRVRADLNMDQQTIQSDRYSQPQGATGTGGTTGTGGTGGNAGIVKSVHQLQEQFTGTGAPPAGLAGTASNLPPGSSVPTYPVGGNGGNSSYQKTDTTTDYLVDHIQQQIKVAPGAVQRLSVAVVVGTNLTPGQQQALQQVVQAAVGAQPGRDTVSVLGMPFRSANAGAARPVPARPSLFQPPYVYALAGALVLLLAAAVALLRAARARKQAEERLQEIQALLARQPEPAAAPAPVAPPPESGERDGKAALERARRLAMADPETAANVIRSWLSEN
- a CDS encoding FliH/SctL family protein, with product MSRLLKGGGAAEGRATTALWEDLPPERRTPPDPEPPSAVAREEEAERAAELAEERRRAAAEGYADGFRRGLDEGRAAGLEEGRRQGYEEGYQAAMGDAAERAAELAAAAEDVLARAEAEAEAKLEAIPAAVAALAVEVGSRLLRRQLRAEPEALVERVRGILAEAGPRSRARILASRSDRAILEASLEALGSAFPGVELSVTEDGQLDPGDLRVETEAGDFDATLLREIAALRRRIEEALRHG
- the fliG gene encoding flagellar motor switch protein FliG, with amino-acid sequence MALRSRQKAAILLQALGPKASQGLFRHLSDEEIEQLTLELANLGTVQPETEQSVLEDFVTLGEAQGFVRVGGISAARQLLEQVVGPQKTAEILQRLTTTLQVRPFDFIRRADAAQLLNFLEGEHPQTVALVMAYMSPEQAAQVLSALPPEMQVDVVRRIATMGRTSPDVVKEVERVLERKLASLTTQGSTEIAGVQAVVQMLNRVDRSTERSIVENLGTTDPELMEEIRQRMFVFEDLVFLDDRSLQRALREVDLNTDLPLALRGASDEVKAKILRNLSQRAGQLLQENMDYLGPVRLREVEEAQQRIVSAIRRLEDAGEIVISRGGKDEILV